Proteins from a genomic interval of Odontesthes bonariensis isolate fOdoBon6 chromosome 7, fOdoBon6.hap1, whole genome shotgun sequence:
- the terb1 gene encoding telomere repeats-binding bouquet formation protein 1 has product MDKTSVSSNSRITTKTDLSLLLECLKFQMKCPDLQKQALLTIHSICEKREDNVDLLRELGGVAFVYDLSKSSIVHSDVKETALFTLGTLAEANVYCKNSLCRKEIFADIAGLLVKEDIPLTQKRVSVYMLFVLVANNKSGQTLAQATGCLDILLNLFRTTFPLSTGDNFRIASQTHQLWASLSSALCGCVNNPQNEEAQRICVAAFPKIKIWLQQISLPCTEIFQPICSFIAMTVANNSCVQESFSASGGLETLTLALVRQASAADTSLLSCQLSVIISKTLSACVTDNCVLAAGLARYGVVSHLFSLLTSSHLDPDDRLAVLLSIGQCTQASAEHQSQLVQCGGLPLIITFLTEDTSEEVRKAAAFILQTCKQATMCFGVPGLIAKHAENQEPLADMEGFKSSAIELLHRIGLLEKRQLKEVEDEQEDINPSNSIEGQVLPSLYPALRVPPQRRESIKTIHRLKNTQQGSESSIKPQTAVKVADKGINSEIKKFSDSLNLLEEKTKSNGGDVRCSMCKGGGAQMSSHVRPLERVSESNSISAFIITLPTVFLFSKSFKPPLPVWQTKPKESECTDDFEKRGVDKIPAEEHSVSHIRCAGCALPFNKVTSRTFASLQSSCRNSCDMHRVLQEATERFSMRRFNFVPMKEHQDDAVEHSEANTVRISAAESHRICANWSGISLTPLRRRAEKETVPSHCRIGLAPLKRQHLPEDDDPAFDRGRRGKNNSVQHAVEDQSEISRDHCSIRRKRQDFSHEEVHYLLSGVRKYGFSWNSILWSYPFQPGRTNVDLSKKYKRLMVA; this is encoded by the exons ATGGATAAGACAAGTGTTTCCAGCAACAGCCGTATTA CCACAAAAACAGATCTCAGCTTGCTGCTCGAGTGCCTGAAGTTTCAGATGAAGTGTCCCGATTTACAGAAACAAGCTCTCCTCACCATTCACTCAATCTGTGAAAAAAGAG AGGATAATGTGGACCTGCTGAGGGAGCTGGGCGGTGTAGCATTTGTCTACGACCTGTCCAAGTCCAGCATTGTTCATTCAGATGTTAAGGAGACAGCTctctttacacttggcacactGGCAGAGGCGAATG TGTACTGCAAGAATTCTCTGTGCAGAAAGGAGATATTTGCAGACATTGCTGGCTTGCTGGTCAAAGAAGACATCCCACTGACACAGAAAAGGGTGTCTGTATATATGCTGTTTGTGCTGGTAGCCAACAACA AGTCAGGACAGACTTTGGCTCAAGCTACTGGCTGCCTGGACATTCTGCTCAACCTCTTCAG gaccACTTTTCCCCTCTCCACAGGGGATAATTTCAGAATTGCCTCTCAAACCCACCAACTATGGGCATCTCTGTCCAGTGCTCTGTGCGGATGTGTCAACAATCCTCAGAATG AGGAAGCTCAGCGTATTTGTGTAGCAGCTTTtcccaaaataaaaatctggcTTCAGCAGATTTCTCTGCCCTGCACCGAAATTTTTCAACCCATATGCTCCTTCATCGCAATGACCGTTGCCAACAACT CGTGTGTGCAGGAGAGTTTTTCGGCCTCTGGGGGTTTGGAAACTCTTACCCTTGCTCTGGTTCGTCAAGCCTCTGCTGCCGATACAAGCTTATTGTCTTGTCAGCTGTCTGTCATTATATCCAAGACCCTGTCAGCTTGCGTCACTGATAACT GTGTGCTGGCTGCAGGTCTGGCTCGGTATGGGGTAGTGTCCCACCTTTTCTCTCTGCTGACAAGCTCGCACCTGGACCCTGATGACAGACTCGCTGTTTTACTAAGCATTGGGCAGTGCACTCAGGCCTCTG CAGAGCACCAGTCTCAGCTGGTGCAGTGCGGAGGCCTACCACTAATAATAACTTTCCTCACAGAGGACACAAGTGAGGAGGTTAGGAAGGCAGCTGCTTTCATATTGCAGACTTGCAAACAGGCCA CTATGTGTTTCGGAGTGCCTGGTCTGATCGCAAAGCATGCCGAAAACCAGGAGCCGCTAGCAGACATGGAGGGTTTCAAGAGTTCAGCCATAGAACTGCTGCACAGGATTGGTTTATTAGAGAAAAGACAGCTGAAG GAGGTCGAAGATGAGCAGGAAGACATTAACCCATCAAATTCAATCGAAGGTCAAGTCCTGCCCTCTCTATACCCAGCTTTGCGTGTACCACCGCAAAGGAGGGAAAGCATCAAAACCATCCACAGGCTGAAGAATACGCAACAGGGCAGTGAAAGCAGCATTAAACCTCAAACTGCCGTAAAAGTGGCTGACAAAGGGATTAATAGTGAAATCAAGAAATTTAGTGACAGCTTAAATCTTCTGGAAGAGAAGACTAAAAGCAATGGAGGGGACGTGAGGTGTTCTATGTGCAAGGGAGGAGGAGCCCAGATGTCTTCTCATGTGCGGCCACTAGAGAGAGTCAGCGAGTCAAATTCA ATAAGTGCTTTCATAATCACATTACCCACTGTTTTTCTATTCAGTAAATCATTCAAACCCCCCTTACCAGTGTGGCAGACCAAACCAAAAGAGAGTGAATGCACTGATG ACTTTGAGAAAAGGGGGGTAGACAAAATTCCAGCGGAGGAACACTCAGTCTCTCATATCCGGTGCGCAG gGTGTGCGTTACCTTTTAACAAAGTGACCAGTCGCACTTTTGCGTCTCTCCAAAGCTCATGCCGCAACAGCTGTGACATGCATAGAGTTCTCCAAGAAGCCACAGAGCGATTCAGCATGCGTCGCTTCAACTTTGTGCCCATGAAAGAGCACCAGGACGACGCTGTGGAGCACTCAGAAGCAAACACCGTGAGAATATCAGCTGCAGAGTCACACAGAATCTGTGCAAACTGGAGTG GCATCAGTTTGACTCCTCTGCGCAGAAGAGCTGAGAAGGAGACAGTTCCCTCTCACTGCAGGATTG GCTTGGCTCCCCTAAAAAGGCAACATTTACCTGAGGATGACGATCCAGCGTTTGATCGGG